One Thioclava electrotropha DNA segment encodes these proteins:
- a CDS encoding helix-turn-helix domain-containing protein, translating to MQQPTPKKTDRPRALLTVREVAELDHCSEKTVRRAIAAGLLEVVRVGPGGRLLRIDPAAHAAYRAVSRW from the coding sequence ATGCAGCAACCCACCCCGAAGAAGACTGACCGCCCCCGCGCCTTGCTGACGGTGCGCGAGGTCGCTGAGCTCGACCATTGCTCGGAGAAGACGGTGCGCCGCGCGATCGCGGCGGGCCTCTTGGAAGTGGTGCGCGTGGGCCCCGGCGGGCGTCTTTTGCGCATCGATCCTGCGGCCCACGCGGCCTACCGCGCAGTGTCGCGCTGGTAG
- a CDS encoding sulfotransferase family protein, translated as MLDHMASVERPNVVFTKNSKAACTSISHAIFKLTTGLQYQGLIHQEAEVLTQGREHWDTNIARLASPSFKSFTFVRHPVDRIESAFRDFVTERRNPSHFYHIEKLRRFGCVEGRSERDNFAAFLEYVQACHETCRLRTDRHWRRQVDNIGWGHFQYDYIGKVETLAEDLKAILIMAGVDQGAAERVSALRKNSSRTSKRIATPSQISTIRSLYAEDFEAFGYD; from the coding sequence GTGCTTGATCACATGGCCTCTGTGGAGCGCCCGAATGTTGTCTTCACAAAAAATTCGAAAGCCGCTTGCACGTCGATTTCTCATGCTATTTTTAAGCTGACCACGGGATTGCAATACCAAGGATTGATCCATCAAGAGGCTGAGGTTCTTACGCAAGGGCGCGAACACTGGGATACTAACATCGCTCGACTAGCCTCGCCCTCCTTCAAGTCTTTTACCTTCGTTCGCCACCCTGTAGACAGAATTGAGTCTGCATTCCGAGATTTTGTAACCGAGCGACGTAACCCTTCCCATTTTTACCATATTGAAAAGTTAAGGAGATTTGGATGCGTTGAAGGTCGAAGTGAGCGCGATAACTTTGCTGCATTTCTGGAATACGTTCAAGCCTGTCATGAAACATGTAGGCTTCGGACTGACAGGCATTGGCGGCGTCAAGTCGACAATATAGGCTGGGGACATTTTCAATATGACTACATAGGCAAGGTCGAAACGCTTGCCGAGGACCTCAAGGCTATTCTTATTATGGCGGGGGTAGACCAAGGTGCCGCCGAGCGTGTGAGCGCGCTTCGTAAGAACTCATCTCGAACGTCTAAACGTATCGCTACCCCATCCCAGATTTCGACGATTAGGTCATTGTATGCTGAAGACTTCGAAGCCTTCGGTTACGATTGA
- a CDS encoding glycosyltransferase family 2 protein, with protein sequence MLSIVSLMKEDFEDVAHFIEYHLNLGFGDVLVFYDGADVESLRDFLRSRVGSRDYTIFSIQEIPEIRPHLGPPKVFEAVQNSVHQFACRVAKNPWLITLDADEFLFGAGLDAKFLSALSEGVLSIRLPVAEAVWLPCDDQWSRWSSTGFRTPFRFRSPRKLPKLLRKLIPLIAYGQDKYFFTDNVTGHGEGRHVFRAAGAFDYIGPHHAEVAGKDVSILVNKLASPPPEVKILHYDAISFERWREKIRRRVSGEIKSNNVRLDRRMMFDEFSACDAGAENSTIENQKRLFRRLNCLSWRQYLILRIFHSCFRADPFEKSLDLPSN encoded by the coding sequence ATGCTTTCAATTGTCTCGCTTATGAAAGAAGATTTTGAGGACGTGGCGCATTTTATAGAATATCATCTCAACCTAGGTTTTGGCGACGTGTTGGTATTTTATGATGGAGCTGATGTAGAATCTCTTAGGGATTTCCTTAGGTCAAGGGTGGGCAGTAGAGATTATACTATTTTTTCTATTCAGGAAATCCCCGAGATTCGGCCTCACTTAGGGCCACCTAAAGTATTTGAGGCCGTTCAAAATTCTGTGCATCAATTTGCATGTCGGGTGGCCAAGAACCCTTGGTTGATTACGTTGGATGCGGACGAGTTCCTTTTTGGGGCTGGGCTGGACGCAAAATTTCTTTCCGCTCTTTCTGAAGGTGTCCTTTCGATCAGATTGCCTGTGGCTGAGGCCGTATGGCTTCCTTGTGATGACCAATGGTCTAGGTGGAGCTCGACCGGTTTCAGAACTCCATTTCGTTTCAGGTCTCCACGAAAGCTCCCTAAGTTACTTCGCAAGTTGATCCCGCTAATCGCTTATGGCCAGGATAAATATTTTTTTACGGACAATGTTACAGGGCACGGCGAGGGCAGGCACGTCTTTCGCGCCGCAGGTGCATTCGACTATATTGGCCCACATCATGCAGAAGTCGCAGGAAAAGATGTTTCCATTCTTGTTAATAAGTTGGCCTCTCCTCCCCCTGAAGTTAAAATACTACATTATGATGCGATTAGCTTTGAAAGGTGGCGTGAGAAAATACGTCGTAGGGTTTCCGGAGAAATTAAATCAAATAACGTGCGCCTAGATCGTAGAATGATGTTCGATGAATTTTCAGCTTGCGACGCGGGTGCTGAAAACTCTACGATCGAAAATCAGAAGCGGCTGTTCCGGAGATTGAACTGCCTGAGTTGGCGGCAATACTTGATTTTGAGAATTTTTCACAGCTGCTTTCGTGCGGATCCGTTTGAAAAATCGTTGGATCTACCCTCCAACTAA
- a CDS encoding glycosyltransferase family 25 protein has translation MSTANEPDWPILVISLQDAAERRAMVSKQLEALGLSFKFFDAIDGRSGLPAAYENQVDRPGTELYFGRPMSDGEYACALSHLAVYRKIMEENLPGAIILEDDAIIGSAFALFLKEKGYEHAPLIQLDHLNARVRRVGATSTKLESCELWHLYRNAFLTTGYAINQQAASFILEQALPLRCPADWPCDLRPLGPYCTVPRLVDHPTAEQVPSSLGVTRNTLAKRQKRNLKYGWKYLESSYWKKKWLKITARRLS, from the coding sequence ATGTCGACAGCAAATGAACCTGATTGGCCTATCTTGGTCATCTCCCTGCAGGATGCCGCCGAGCGCCGAGCAATGGTCTCGAAGCAACTCGAAGCGCTTGGTTTGTCGTTCAAATTCTTCGACGCAATCGACGGCCGCTCCGGATTGCCAGCAGCTTACGAAAACCAGGTCGACCGCCCCGGCACCGAGCTATATTTCGGCCGCCCGATGAGCGATGGTGAATATGCCTGTGCTCTATCACATCTCGCAGTTTATCGGAAAATCATGGAAGAAAATCTTCCTGGTGCGATTATCCTTGAAGATGATGCCATTATCGGAAGCGCTTTCGCGCTATTCTTGAAGGAGAAAGGCTACGAGCACGCTCCGCTCATCCAACTCGATCATCTTAACGCACGTGTGCGGCGAGTGGGCGCAACCTCGACAAAGCTCGAAAGCTGCGAGCTTTGGCATTTATATCGAAATGCGTTCCTAACGACTGGCTATGCGATCAACCAGCAAGCAGCTTCATTCATTTTAGAGCAGGCTTTACCTTTGCGATGCCCCGCAGACTGGCCCTGTGACTTACGTCCACTCGGCCCCTATTGTACAGTGCCCCGCCTCGTCGACCACCCGACGGCAGAACAAGTCCCGTCGTCGCTTGGTGTCACGCGAAACACTTTGGCCAAGAGGCAAAAGCGAAATCTAAAATACGGATGGAAATATCTTGAGAGCAGCTATTGGAAAAAAAAATGGCTAAAGATTACCGCAAGACGTCTGTCATGA
- a CDS encoding glycosyltransferase family 2 protein produces the protein MEASSNSSVHDVEHQSKWLSILVPAHNAEPYLAKCLGSIFANIRELPENAAASIELIVLDDASKDGSRKIIEDFRSRFSETVSVIEHDVSSGVSAARNSLISQAKGDYIWFIDADDLIAPGIMVDLLDIVSRVKPDYIMCDYATFSNEPTGLSKRAHKATFTGPSNVLIDDRSTALSGLFETGALHPWSKIHRRSLYGDTLTFPIGRIYEDLLVMPLLASRAESFFHVAETWILHRKHRGSLIGSKAVKNTEDKCFALVTLADEFEKEGDSLSRRFQSSFYYFMGRHLRVLFKQLVRSADVETAKQAYRTCSKMLSSTTIRIDDRVRNSLIRRGRLGKLAGLLLWRSRAQKRFE, from the coding sequence ATGGAAGCATCATCCAACTCCTCAGTTCATGACGTGGAACATCAGTCAAAATGGTTAAGCATTCTGGTGCCTGCTCACAACGCCGAACCATACTTAGCGAAGTGTCTCGGCAGCATATTCGCCAATATCCGTGAGCTGCCCGAAAATGCGGCCGCATCGATCGAGCTTATCGTTCTCGATGATGCCTCCAAGGACGGTTCAAGAAAGATAATTGAAGACTTTCGTTCTCGCTTTTCAGAGACGGTTTCGGTCATCGAACATGATGTTTCCAGCGGTGTGAGTGCCGCCAGAAACAGTCTAATTTCGCAGGCGAAGGGCGACTATATTTGGTTTATCGATGCCGATGATTTAATAGCACCCGGCATCATGGTCGATCTTCTTGATATCGTAAGCCGTGTCAAACCTGACTATATCATGTGCGACTACGCAACTTTTTCGAATGAGCCGACCGGGCTCTCGAAAAGGGCTCACAAAGCGACGTTCACAGGGCCGTCGAATGTCCTGATTGACGATCGTTCGACGGCGCTTTCCGGTCTCTTTGAAACTGGCGCTCTTCATCCCTGGTCGAAGATACACCGGCGATCTCTATATGGGGATACTTTGACGTTTCCGATCGGCAGGATCTACGAAGATCTGCTTGTCATGCCGTTGCTTGCATCGCGCGCGGAGAGCTTCTTCCATGTGGCAGAAACTTGGATTTTGCATCGAAAGCACCGCGGAAGTTTGATCGGTTCAAAAGCCGTAAAGAACACCGAAGATAAATGCTTCGCGCTAGTTACGCTCGCTGACGAGTTCGAGAAGGAAGGTGACAGCCTGTCACGCCGGTTTCAAAGCTCGTTCTACTATTTCATGGGGCGCCATCTGCGCGTTCTCTTCAAACAGCTCGTGCGCAGCGCCGATGTCGAGACAGCAAAGCAAGCGTATCGGACATGTTCGAAGATGTTGAGCAGCACTACCATCCGCATCGATGACCGCGTGCGCAATTCACTGATCAGACGAGGCCGATTGGGGAAACTGGCTGGGCTGCTCCTCTGGAGAAGCCGGGCGCAAAAACGGTTCGAGTAG
- a CDS encoding sulfotransferase family 2 domain-containing protein: MAIVSHRARLLYISVPKVACTSIKSAFWALEHPEEERPSILRKSLTKLGLRKPARVPGIHQRSGYETLSFARVKLPPEGYSKVVVVRDPLSRLISAWRDKVTVENFRRRNGEIHELQNALLPLNPTFSEFVHNYDKYRKCSRPARVHTELLSYHIGHDLQWYDRVFKLEDLSAFTQYVSNRLGEHFDLRRLNESASLNREFKIEDEDVAILRDLLAADYELLGNCYIFDESVARLRSA; the protein is encoded by the coding sequence ATGGCAATTGTTTCACATCGAGCGCGGCTGCTTTATATCTCTGTGCCCAAAGTTGCGTGTACGAGCATTAAGTCGGCGTTCTGGGCGCTTGAGCATCCCGAAGAAGAGCGCCCCTCGATTTTGCGTAAGAGCTTGACTAAGCTGGGTCTCAGAAAGCCGGCCCGTGTCCCCGGCATCCATCAACGCTCAGGATATGAAACTCTGAGCTTTGCACGTGTGAAGCTGCCGCCAGAGGGTTATTCCAAGGTCGTGGTGGTTCGTGATCCGTTGTCAAGATTGATTTCAGCTTGGCGCGACAAGGTTACGGTAGAGAACTTCCGGCGACGCAATGGTGAAATACATGAGCTACAAAATGCATTGCTGCCTCTAAATCCTACCTTCTCCGAATTTGTCCATAATTATGACAAATACCGAAAGTGCTCTCGGCCAGCACGAGTACACACAGAACTTTTGAGCTACCATATCGGACATGACTTGCAGTGGTATGACCGAGTGTTCAAGCTGGAGGACCTGAGCGCCTTCACTCAATATGTATCCAATCGTCTCGGTGAGCATTTTGATTTGAGGCGTTTGAATGAAAGTGCATCATTAAATCGAGAATTTAAAATTGAAGATGAAGACGTTGCGATACTGCGTGATCTTTTGGCGGCCGACTACGAGCTACTGGGCAATTGCTACATTTTCGACGAGTCAGTTGCCCGGCTAAGGTCCGCGTGA
- a CDS encoding alpha/beta fold hydrolase — protein sequence MTLDYEIFELGTFEFQCGLAVPNARLAYKTFGKLNAAKDNVIVYPTWYSGQHYDNEWLIGPGMALDPEKYFIIIPNMFGNGLSTSPSNTPEPYNADRFPNVTAYDNVKAQHRLVTEKFGIENIRMVTGWSMGALQTFHWGAMYPEMMDLIAPFCGSAKCSRHNYVFLEGVKAALRADAAWENGRYTSKPEKGLRAVGRVYAGWGFSQSFYREELDLKTLGYASLEDFLIGFWEGFFLPKDANNLLTMAWTWQNGDISANELYNGDYKAALGAIKAKAYVMPGQTDLYFPPEDSEIEVANMPNAEFVPVPSIWGHFAGGPGTNPDDVKFIDDKLKELLAS from the coding sequence ATGACCCTTGATTATGAAATCTTCGAGCTTGGCACCTTCGAGTTCCAATGCGGCCTCGCCGTGCCCAACGCCCGTCTCGCCTACAAGACCTTCGGCAAGCTGAACGCGGCCAAGGACAACGTGATCGTCTACCCGACGTGGTATTCCGGGCAGCATTACGACAACGAATGGCTGATCGGGCCCGGCATGGCGCTCGACCCCGAGAAATACTTCATCATCATTCCGAACATGTTCGGCAACGGGCTCTCCACCTCGCCCTCGAACACGCCGGAGCCCTATAACGCGGACCGTTTCCCGAACGTGACCGCCTACGACAACGTCAAGGCGCAGCATCGTCTGGTGACCGAGAAGTTCGGCATCGAGAACATCCGCATGGTGACCGGCTGGTCGATGGGCGCGCTGCAGACATTCCACTGGGGGGCGATGTATCCCGAGATGATGGATCTGATCGCCCCGTTCTGCGGGTCGGCGAAATGCTCCCGCCACAACTATGTCTTCCTCGAAGGGGTGAAGGCGGCGCTGCGGGCCGACGCCGCGTGGGAAAACGGGCGCTACACCTCTAAGCCCGAAAAAGGCCTGCGCGCGGTTGGCCGCGTCTATGCAGGCTGGGGCTTCTCACAGAGCTTCTATCGGGAAGAGCTCGACCTGAAGACCCTCGGCTACGCCTCGCTCGAGGATTTCCTGATCGGCTTCTGGGAAGGGTTCTTCCTGCCGAAAGACGCCAACAACCTGCTGACCATGGCCTGGACCTGGCAGAATGGCGATATCAGCGCGAACGAGCTGTATAACGGCGATTACAAAGCGGCGCTCGGCGCGATCAAGGCGAAAGCCTATGTCATGCCCGGCCAGACCGACCTCTATTTCCCGCCGGAAGACAGCGAGATCGAAGTCGCCAACATGCCCAACGCCGAGTTCGTCCCGGTTCCGTCGATCTGGGGCCATTTCGCTGGCGGCCCCGGGACGAACCCCGACGACGTCAAATTCATCGACGACAAGCTGAAAGAGCTTCTGGCCTCGTGA